The genomic interval TGTTCGATCACTAATTTGAATAGAATGAATGCTGGTAGCTTCGATAACTATCTCACATGACATCGAAGTTACCGGCTATTGGAAGTGTGCAATAGGGACGGCAACTACGAGGTCCTATTTTTTTGGAGGGAGTATAACGTGATCGAGCCAGAAATCTTCAATCGCTTGTGCGAGTCGCTCAAAACGTTCCGGTGACTCTGGTTTTCGAACATAAGCGTTCGCGTGGAGATCGTACGTTTGAGCAACCTCCTCCGCTTCGTCTGACCTCGTTAGTACGATTACAGGTATCCGTTTTAACTCAGTGTGATTCTTTATCTCGGCAAGGATCTCGAGGCCGTCAGTGCTGGGGAGATGGAGATCCAGAAAAACAAGATCGGGTCGTGAAGCGTCCTCGTATGCGTCGCATCGGTTGATGAAATTGAACGCTTCATCGCCACTGGAGACAGTTGTTACTCTATTCGTGACTTTAGTCATCTTGAACGAGTCGATGAAAGGTGAGATACTATCGGGGTCTGATTCGATAAGGAGGATGTCATATCCTTTACCTTCCCGTGAAGATCCCTCAACCATCTCTAAGTACCATTATCTGGTAAAGGAACTGTACAGAGGATAATTTCTGTCCCCCAGAAATTTGGTGTATTGCTTCTTCGCTTCCCCATGCTGATCGGTATATGTGCATCCTGTACTGAACGGTATGTGCTTCACCTGTAGTGTGCGGCTGGTTCACTGGTGTTGTCGCGAAATAATCGATATCGGACTGCTGAACTCATCCTCTGTATTCAGCGCAGTGTTTTTGACGGGTGTCTGTGATATCAATTGCGGCTTCGTTACCTACTTGACCTGTACTGAACGGCAACTGCGTGTGCTTACTGATCGAAATCCGCGATATTACCAACTGAGATCTTCTCTCTTGGTAAGCGTGATACAACTAACTCGTCCTCCCGTGCGGCGACGAAATCAATTCCAGTCACGGTTGTTGCTACGTCATGAATGGGGTGATTGAGGCGATATGCTGGGCCACTGTTGCTACCCGGAGGATAAACGCTATTAGGAGCGCAAGAGGGATGAGACCAACCACAGCCGTCAGGAGAGCGAAAACGAATAGCATTGGCATAGGGGCAGCCGCCGTGGGAAAGGTAGCGAGCTGGACGAGTAACGCGACTGGGAGCGAAATCGCCAGCACACCGACATACAGGAGTGAGCGAGAGAGCTGTGCGAGTTCCTCCTTCATGAACGCGGTCGTAAAGTACTGCCGAGCAATGTCGAGATTCTTCAAATCCGCGCTCAAGGAATCGAGCGTGGAGAGCAGCTGGTCATGCTCATCCCCCTCGTAAGCCGATTCAAGTTGATGACATTCATGAATGTGAGTCGCGTATTCGATACCGAGGAGGGGAACGATCACCGAAGAGAGTTTATCCGATCCTGACCCGAGTTCCTCGCTAATCTGGGCACATTCCTCCGGTAGCTCATCGATAAGATGGGTATCTGGTTCATTGCTCGAGTCAGGGAGAAGGTCCTCGAGCGAACCGGCGCGTTCTTGGGTCTGCTGAAGGAGCTGTTGCAGGAAGTCGGCTGGATCGGTCGGTGGTGCGGGCTGGTCAAGTGCTGCCTGCCGATAGTCGTCTGATTGGTCGATCTCGTCTCGGAGCGACCCCGGAGACTCTAGTTCCTGGGAGAGAATTACTTGGTTAATCGCGACCACAAGGGTGATGAGCGTGATATTCCCCCCGATCAATGCGCTCGCGATATAGATCACCGGCGTGAGATTGCGGATGGCGAACTGTGAGAAGAGAGGGATAAGCACCACCACAGCCATGGTGAAGAGTATCCCAGTGGCGACCCTGAACCGATCCCCTGAGAGGAGCAACCATCGACTGAATCGGTCGTCCATTCGTTGATTGGGACTTTGCCGGTCAGCCGGAAAAGGTGTGGTGCCTCTCTCTACCTTCTCTCTGTATCAGGATTTGATCCTCCGATTACGAACGTTCTTTGTGTCCCCTATACTGACCGTGATATTCTTAGTAACAAGTGAATCAGAGATTCGGGGTTGCAGAGTGTGCCTATATATCGCTTAATACCGACTCTAGTAATCAAAATTTGATAGCAGTATGGGGTGATGGTGTATACAATCCCTCTGCATAACCGTCTTCAGCCACTCTCATAGAATGGCAGACATCGGCTGTTTCACTGGCCCAACCACAAAGCAGACTGATGGCTGTCGTTACTTCATCCCGACCTTGTGTTCAGTACTTCACCTGTATTGAACGATTCGAGTAGTTCGAAATAAAAGTCTCCACAGTCTACATTCACGCCCTCTATTCAGCACAGTTCCGCCAACATCATCTCCACCTGAGAGTATACACTTGATTTTCCGAACAAGTGCCGAGATGGTCGTGTATATTATATAGTTCTAAACCAATATTCATATGGGATGGAAGGGGTTAAATGTCCGAATTGTAAGGAGAATAGTGGTCGAGAAACCGCTGGAGAGCTGCTCGGGCCAGATATTAAAAGAAAATTTGAATGTATGAACTGTGAACACACATGGGAGAAGGTTATCTGACGAGACTATTCTTGATAGAGTATTAAGCGACGGATGCTTCACCTGTACTGAACGGTAAGTATATATATATGAAACGAACGGTAAAATTCTATTCAGTTATTAGATGGTGCTATTCAATTCGGTATGAGACCAAGATTCGGAAGCAGTTGTCATTTGTACATCTGAATACTCTCCCAAGGGTTACCAAAATGTCTTCATGCTCCATCGGTTTTCCACATCTTGAACAGTTTTCCTCAGATTCTGTCCCACAATCTTCCATGTGGAAATCTACGACCCCAAACACGAAAAACTATGTTGGGGAGTGATGAAGAGTCGAATACAGGCATCACAGAAGCTATGGAAGATGTTGAATCTATTGTAGTCCACCCATTTGGCGATGGGTTAATAGTAGAGATTATTGGTGTCGGTGAAAAGGGAGATATTTCGATAGATTCTCTCGAGTTCGATATTATTGAAGATGAGAGAGAAGCAAGCGCACGTGGAGATCTACCTTCAAACTATAAAGGAGATATTAGAACAGCGCTTTCTAAGAAGGGATATTCGCTTGTAGATACCTAAGGCCGTCATCTGCTGCATGAGTTCCCTGTACTTACCGTTTGTCAGGTAGTTACAGAAGGGGTATGGGAACTGTTCTATGACGCCCTGGACTGTCAATTGCCAGTTCAGTGGAACCTTCCACGAGCGACACGGCGCCGTGTGCGTCGGCCAACACACGATGGGGGGACTGTCAGACCTAGCGACCAGCGAATCACCGAACTCGAGGAGATAGAATGTGCACGGGCTACGTGCATGGAGGGCGGCCGCGAGGAGACCCCCGACATTTTCGACAACTACGAACCGTTCATTCGCGAGAGCGACCAATGAGTGAACCTCGGCCTCGTGGCTGTTATTTGCCGGTACAGGAGTCTACTTATTATCTGACTCACTGTCTCTTCATACAATCCAGGGTGTTGCCTAATGGCAGAGTGTTCAAACTGCGGTAGTCACGTCACAGACCAGTATCGGCGCGTCTTTAGCGACAACAGCGGCGAACTCCACGCTTGTTCGAACTGTCGGAACACCACTGATATGCTCGGTGGTGCGGGAGTTGGCGAGTAACCACAAGACAGTTACCTAGAGGTCCAAATTATATCGCTTGATAATGGGTGTGGGCTATATTCTATGACGCGCACCCCACCAGAACCTATTCAGCGAATTTGAGACCGCGTTCGAAGCGTGGTGTGACAAAAACTGTGCCTCTATCCTACGGAGTTGTCTGAGAAAGCGCTTGCTGCTCGAGCAGTGGACCCATCTGCACTGCCCAGTTGTTCCCGGTAGATCCTGTTGCTGTGAGCGCAGCTGCTAGTCGCAGCCACGGGCCAACTCGCTGGTGATCAAGTAATCGCTGGGGGTCTGGCGGCCAGAACAGTACGCTACCAAGTGGGTCGTCAGGATCACCGTATCGCTCCGGCGGGAGGATTGTCTCGAGAAATGCGTCGGCGGCGTCGAGAAGTGTCTGGTTCTCCTCGAGGACAGTTGGAACAACGGAATCGCGGCGTTCGGAGGTAGTCTGGAACGATAGTGCTAGGCGGTATCCAGTCTCGTCAACCTGGATGAGATTGAACGCCTCAAGCCAGTTGCGATAGTTCCGGATGGTCCGTGCTGAGACGCTCGCTCGGTCGGCGAGGTCCCGCTGTGACAGGCGGTTTTCGGCTGTGAGAAGCGTCTGAACAATTCGGCCAACCGTCGGTGGGAGATCGGGGAGCAACTGCTCGGGATCGAGTGTTCCTAACGCGTAGCGGAGTTCGTCCGGCCGAAGCTCTCGACTCTCGTCTTCGGTGGCGAGTTGCTGGAGTGCTCGGGCAGCAGCGTATGGCGAGCCGGTCAGCGCGTGGAGCAACGACACAATCTCTCGAGTCGGTCGGAGGGTCTTGGTCTGCAGGATGCGTGTTGTAGTCGCTGCATACGCCGTCCGATCGACCGTTGAAAGAGAAACATGGACCGCGAACTCGGGAGCGTCGTCAGCGACCGCTGTTGGCGTCTCGAGCGATTGCTCGAGCGTGGGGCGGAGTCGGTGGACATCAGCTCCGCGAACGACCAGGGAGCCAATGAGAGTCCCTAACGGGTCGTCGGCATCGACTGTCGGTGTGAGTGCGGTGCGACGCTTTTCCTCACGAGACTCGAACAGTTGTCGGTACGAGGCAAACACACCGTATTTCCCCTGAATCGCGGCCGAAATACTGATCGAGGTTGCGAGTTCGTCTAGCGACTCGGTCTCGAGTCCCGACGGGATGCGAAGCTCTCGAACGATATCAATTTCGAGAGCATCGAACAGATGCACAATCGAACCAGCAAGGCCATGAGCTGAGCGCATGATCGATCCACGGAAGCGGTCGCGATCTTCATAGTCGCCGGCTGCGAGTTTCGCGGTGAGATCCTCGAGGTCGGTTCCCCACTCGATGAACGCCTCACGAAGCGTCTCGGGATCTTCGAGCGCTTCGTCGGAAAGGGCGCCGATACAGCGAGCATCTCGCAAGATTGCCGGCGGATCCTCGAGTCCCTCGAGACGGCTATCAATGAGTGCTCGGTTGAGCAATCGCGGCGAGGCTAACGCCGTCGCGAGACTCACCACATACTGCAGGGGTCCACTTGCCCGAACGGCAACGACGGCTTCCTCGCGATCAGCGTCGAAACTTACGTATCGAGTATGGTCGGGACCGTCCGTACGATCCTCGAACGGGGCCTCAACAAGGGTGATCCCGCCGTTCTCTCCACAGCCAGCGGCGGCGGCATGCCCTGGACGATCGAGGTAGGCCGTTCGGTAGGGGTTGCTGTCCTCTCTGCCGTCATCCCCCTCCCCTCGTGTGCGCGGGGTTACACGGCACTGTTGAGAGGATGTTCCGGTGTCGCTCACGGCCTCGGTCAGTTCCTGTTGACGACCGTGTTGGGCGTCGAGTGTGGTGAGTAGCTGTCGACCGGCCTCGAGCAACTCGACAGTCCGATCATCGGCAGGGCCGAACTCAGCGACCAGGCCGAGCTCAGTGAGCGAGTTTGTCTCGGAGACCAAGAGCTGGGAGATCCGACTGCGATCGACGTCATGCATCGCCCGCAACGCGTGTCGAGAGAGTGTTTCAGCGGGTTCGTTGGCGAGTTGCCGGAGGAGTTTGACCTTCCGACCGTCCGGATCCAGCGCCTCGAGGGCGTCGTCGACGCGGTCCCCAGTAGGGTGGTGTGTCTCTCGCCATTCGCTCACGCCGGGAAGGTCTTCGCGGTGCTCTCGAGCGAGCCAATGGTGGGTTCTCCCAGTGGCGACAATGCGGACGTCGAAGCCAGTCGCGAGGACGGCGAGCAGTCGACAGATCGACTCTCGTTTTCGCCGTGGAGCATCTTCGAACGCGTGGTCGATAATGACTGTGAGCGTCGGTGGGTGGTCGTTGGGGACGTGGGCAGCGAAGAATTGGGCGGTCGCGAGCAGATCCTCGAGACTTGCATGGCCCTGTCCGAGCTTCGGGACGAGATCAGCGGCCAGACGCCAGGCTTCATGCCGGTTGCCGCGGGCGACCTCGAGGATCCGGGAGCGTAACCAGTAGGGAACGTTCTGCTCCTCGAGGGCGTCATAGCAGTCTGGGACGGTGCGGCCGTCAGCGAACCGGCGCACGGCGCGGATGAATTGGTCTCGGATCGACTGCTGGGCGAACAGCTGGTCCCACAGCTCTGAGACAGGATCGGTGTCGATCTCGAGGGTGGCTTGTGGGGACAGCGGCGGCTGCTGGGTCGGTGTGAGTCCCGCGTCGGTCACGGTAGGCGTACCTCGAGTGCGAGCTGAGGGCGTGCTGACTGGCGAGTGGAGTGGCGTGCCATCGAGTCCTGGAAGCGAGTGCAGAGAGTGCGGACAGCCGAGCGCAGTGGCTCACCGACTGTCGGCGTGAGTGCGTGTTAGAGGCTCACCGACTGTCGGCGTGAGTGCGTGTTAGAGGCTCACCGATTCGGGATGGGGATCGCCTCTGGTTCGGTGGCCCTGTTTGAGGGTGGACTCGAGTCTGCGAGTTCGGGCTCGAGAGCAACTAACCGTGTCTGCTGGGTGGGTAGATCAGCGCGGGTGCCGAGCCGGCACTCGGCGAGGAGTTCCGTACAGCCAAGGGTTGGCTCTGTGATGGTGTCAGGACTGCAGGCCACGCAGTAGGGGCGATGGATCGCCCAGCGGTCGGTCTCGGCTGGGCGGGAGGCGAGGATGGTCACGCGGTCGCCTTCGTACAGTCGGTACTCGCAGTGTTGGCATTTGGTGGTGTCGTGGGGACCGACCGGGAACCCCTCGAGGAGTTGGGTAGGGGTGGTGACGACTTTCATCGGTCGTCACCCTCGAGTGCATCGAAGAATGAGTTCGTGAGGCTCGAGTAGAGGTGTTGGGTTGTGAAGCCGCGTTCGGCGTTGACGTACTCGATCCAATCGTTGATGTGCTGGTCGCAGGTGTTGAGGTTGTAGCGGTAGGTACGTTCTGTGTTGTGGACGACGTGGACGGTTTCGTCTGTGGTGCGGTAGACGTGGTGTGCGCCCTCGGTGTCGATGCCGACGAGGATGTAGTTTGGTCGGGGGTCGGTGCGACTGCGAGCCGAAACTGTTTCGGTTGTGCGTGGTTGAATTGACATTGGTCTTGGCCTCAAGACCGAGGTCGGCTGTCCTTAGCAGCCGGCCGAGATTTTCCTGGCACCCTCGGTCTCTACATCATAGTCTACAAGCCACGCGCATAAATGTTACTACTTGTGCGATCTATCTGAGTGGTTGAGTAGTACTAAGTTCGGTCGGAATGTACTACTTGTGTGACCAAGGAATGGAATCTGTGACGCTGAAAATCACGAACGCTACTGAACAAATTCTGGATGTACTACAAGAGGGTCGTGCAACACCAGGCTATATCCAGCGTGAGACCGGCTTAGCTCGCAATACCGTACACAATCAGCTAAATGCGCTTCTTGCCGCTGATGTTGTTGTATATGTTGATGAGCCGACTGGGTTATACGAACTCGTTGAGGATCCCCGCAATGATGACGACACCGCCTAATGAGGTTTTTGAGCGAAGCGCGAAACGATCTTCACCGGAGCGACGGGGAGCCAGCTGACCGTCAAAACTCCATCCACACGCCCTCAGGCACTCGCTGTCGAACTATATGTTAGGAGACTCCGACACCAGGCTTGTGGACGTGCGCAATAGGCTTCGCCACCGTAGCGTGTCTACGACAGAACGAGTCTACGAACACTTCCAACGTTGGTGATAGCTGATTTAGGACTCAGACAGTCACTCAATTGGATCATTGAACAAACTAGACTGCTTCACCGGCACGTCAAGACAGTAATCAGATGTCACTTGCTCCACTAAATCACAAAACCAACTATCTGCGAATGGATGCACGTAGACTTCCTGGATCAAGGAATCTAATTCACACTCAATATACTTACCAGAGGGGGTACGTCCATTATCGGATTTCTCGTGGTCCCGAACAACGATACGATACTCGTCTTCATGACTGAAACTTTGTCTCTTATGAAAAATCACAGAAGGATCTTCGTTCGGTATTGCGTCCTCATCATAGTTCTTGTAACTGACTAATCCAGAGTAGAAGTCGTATCTGTTGGGCTCAAGTGCGGTAGACAGGTCTCCTACAGTTGTTTTTATTGCTACCCCCTCGTTCTTGTTAGTATATAGGTCCCAGAGTGCAGCGGATTGATGATCTTTGTGTGTC from Haloterrigena sp. KLK7 carries:
- a CDS encoding response regulator, which encodes MVEGSSREGKGYDILLIESDPDSISPFIDSFKMTKVTNRVTTVSSGDEAFNFINRCDAYEDASRPDLVFLDLHLPSTDGLEILAEIKNHTELKRIPVIVLTRSDEAEEVAQTYDLHANAYVRKPESPERFERLAQAIEDFWLDHVILPPKK
- a CDS encoding winged helix-turn-helix domain-containing protein, with translation MTLKITNATEQILDVLQEGRATPGYIQRETGLARNTVHNQLNALLAADVVVYVDEPTGLYELVEDPRNDDDTA
- a CDS encoding DUF2971 domain-containing protein — its product is MEDEKVSDWKPPSADPKATLWRYMSFSKYVSLLSRGELWFNSTKEFTDPYEGLLPKENKQELIERLMENQGKRESYATRIVNTINKYIGIYLVNCWTHKDHQSAALWDLYTNKNEGVAIKTTVGDLSTALEPNRYDFYSGLVSYKNYDEDAIPNEDPSVIFHKRQSFSHEDEYRIVVRDHEKSDNGRTPSGKYIECELDSLIQEVYVHPFADSWFCDLVEQVTSDYCLDVPVKQSSLFNDPIE